The Zingiber officinale cultivar Zhangliang chromosome 10A, Zo_v1.1, whole genome shotgun sequence genome contains a region encoding:
- the LOC122027282 gene encoding F-box/kelch-repeat protein At5g43190-like has translation MPRARAQRRASNQIEKMKKVVTMDPSIWGRLPDELLDRIIAFLPLRTILALRPTCRRFRSFLSSPAFLSLLHSQYSPSYLLLSHPQFSDRCLPIYDSVADQWRSVSLPSSFADACSPSSVLLSSASGLLCFSLGRSALLVANLLTSSLKILPLPVYSASSPSAVTLVSFPSPSNSKRGYKIFLPSDSADAVFLYDSASLAWTRFSGFESVLRRGNPRQAGAFFEASLYFTTPEPFSVVGFDLRSGSWDIDAAPALPEDMAFVRLVGGDGRLYLVGGVGRDGISRSLKIWELVGRAWEELGRLPDMMCRKFVSVCYHNYSHVQCLWHEGLVCVCCTTWPEVLFYRVARATWHWLPRCPMLQEKWSCGFHWFSFSPDLFALV, from the coding sequence ATGCCGAGAGCTCGAGCGCAACGCAGAGCCAGCAACCAGATCGAGAAGATGAAGAAGGTGGTGACCATGGACCCTTCCATTTGGGGGCGCCTCCCGGACGAGCTCCTCGACCGCATCATCGCCTTCCTCCCCCTCCGCACCATCCTCGCCCTCCGCCCCACCTGCCGCCGCTTCCgctccttcctctcctctccggCTTTCCTCTCCCTCCTCCACTCTCAGTACTCACCTTCCTACCTCCTCCTCTCCCACCCCCAGTTCTCCGACCGCTGCCTCCCTATCTACGACTCCGTCGCCGACCAGTGGCGCTCCGTCTCCCTCCCCTCTTCCTTCGCCGATGCCTGCTCCCCCTCCTCCGTTCTCCTCTCCTCCGCTTCCGGTCTACTCTGCTTCTCCCTCGGTCGCTCCGCCCTTCTTGTCGCCAACCTCCTCACCAGCTCCTTAAAGATCCTGCCTTTGCCAGTCTACTCCGCCTCCTCCCCCTCCGCTGTCACACTCGTCTCCTTCCCCTCCCCTTCCAACTCCAAACGTGGGTACAAGATCTTCCTCCCTTCCGACTCCGCCGACGCCGTCTTCCTCTACGACTCCGCTTCCCTCGCCTGGACCCGCTTCTCGGGCTTCGAGTCCGTCCTCCGCCGTGGCAATCCCCGCCAAGCCGGCGCCTTCTTCGAGGCATCGCTCTATTTCACCACCCCCGAGCCCTTCTCCGTGGTGGGATTCGACCTCCGCAGCGGCTCCTGGGATATCGATGCGGCGCCCGCCCTTCCCGAGGACATGGCGTTTGTTCGGCTAGTGGGCGGCGACGGCCGGCTCTACCTCGTCGGCGGGGTCGGAAGGGATGGAATCTCCAGGAGCTTGAAGATATGGGAGCTGGTGGGGAGGGCTTGGGAGGAGCTGGGGCGGCTGCCGGATATGATGTGCCGGAAGTTTGTGTCGGTGTGCTACCACAACTATTCCCACGTGCAGTGTCTGTGGCACGAGGGCCTGGTGTGCGTCTGCTGCACCACCTGGCCGGAGGTGCTGTTCTACAGGGTGGCGAGGGCTACATGGCATTGGCTGCCAAGGTGCCCCATGCTGCAGGAGAAGTGGAGTTGCGGCTTCCATTGGTTCTCCTTCTCTCCTGACCTCTTTGCTCTAGTTTGA